A region of Pyxidicoccus parkwaysis DNA encodes the following proteins:
- a CDS encoding protein phosphatase 2C domain-containing protein has product MSLPLYIQGHSDTGRQRQQNEDCFRVQQRADGSWVLVVCDGMGGHEAGEVASAVASQRILEVLASSSPAQPPRALYDALVEANRAVVETALARGTPGMGTTAVAAWVLGARCYVGWVGDSRLYQFRQGRLIERSRDHTRVEQMVQHGILTPEQAKQHPDAHVLLRALGGSAGVQQDFRPEVWNEPLELLAGDVVLLCSDGLYDLIEDTELYPLIERRDCLSAVDSLIREANARGGTDNITAVLLVAGQSDVPAAGASPTGVRRNTLPETPQVAASVASTEPSYAAVPQQAVQESASSFRRETSAETPQGAAPASSFRREMQPEASQGAASAPSSRGELLPQTPHGAVPAPSSRRETLPETPQMAAPAPSFRRETLPETPLVPVSAATLPTDSARVQPAAGSAGAPEEARKVSMMWAVGLAAGTLLVGGLLGWAFGRGPKTEGTGPGAAADSAPASGALVGTNVPSGSLATPPAVPPAPMVAVLAAPDAGSEDAGVVLAVDAGSSSAAMTGAVGADAGAGGIAADAGSSTEVTVGAPASAAPPAPKSKKKASPSKPPSSGTRASGSASEGKGT; this is encoded by the coding sequence ATGAGCCTGCCGCTCTACATCCAGGGGCACTCGGATACGGGGCGGCAGCGCCAGCAGAACGAGGACTGCTTTCGCGTGCAGCAGCGCGCGGATGGCTCGTGGGTGCTCGTCGTGTGCGACGGCATGGGCGGACACGAAGCGGGTGAGGTCGCCAGCGCGGTGGCGAGCCAGCGCATCCTCGAGGTCCTCGCCTCCAGCTCACCGGCGCAGCCGCCTCGCGCGCTCTACGACGCGCTCGTGGAGGCGAACCGGGCCGTGGTGGAGACGGCGCTCGCGAGGGGCACGCCCGGCATGGGCACCACGGCTGTTGCCGCGTGGGTGCTGGGCGCGCGCTGCTACGTGGGCTGGGTGGGGGACAGCCGGCTGTACCAGTTCCGCCAGGGACGGCTCATCGAGCGCTCGCGAGACCACACGCGCGTGGAGCAGATGGTCCAGCACGGCATCCTCACGCCCGAGCAGGCGAAGCAGCATCCGGATGCGCATGTGCTGCTGCGCGCGCTCGGTGGGAGCGCTGGCGTCCAGCAGGACTTCAGGCCGGAGGTCTGGAACGAGCCGCTGGAGCTGCTGGCCGGTGACGTGGTGCTGCTGTGCAGCGATGGGCTCTATGACCTCATCGAGGACACGGAGCTGTATCCGCTCATCGAGCGCCGGGATTGCCTGAGCGCCGTCGACTCGCTCATCCGCGAGGCCAACGCGCGCGGGGGCACAGACAACATCACTGCTGTTCTGCTCGTCGCGGGACAGTCGGATGTTCCCGCCGCGGGCGCTTCGCCAACGGGTGTTCGTAGGAACACCCTTCCGGAGACTCCCCAGGTGGCCGCGTCCGTGGCGTCCACCGAGCCGTCCTACGCGGCTGTTCCACAACAGGCCGTGCAGGAGTCCGCGTCTTCGTTCCGAAGGGAGACGTCGGCGGAGACTCCGCAGGGTGCTGCGCCCGCGTCTTCGTTCCGACGGGAGATGCAGCCGGAAGCGTCACAGGGTGCTGCTTCCGCGCCTTCGTCTCGTGGTGAGCTGTTGCCGCAGACTCCGCACGGTGCAGTGCCCGCGCCTTCGTCTCGTCGGGAAACGCTGCCGGAGACTCCGCAGATGGCTGCGCCCGCGCCTTCGTTCCGTCGAGAGACGCTGCCGGAGACGCCCCTGGTGCCCGTGTCGGCCGCGACGCTTCCGACCGACTCCGCTCGGGTGCAGCCTGCCGCCGGGAGCGCGGGGGCGCCTGAGGAAGCTCGCAAGGTGTCGATGATGTGGGCGGTGGGTCTTGCCGCGGGAACGCTGCTCGTGGGCGGGCTGCTTGGCTGGGCTTTTGGACGCGGCCCCAAGACCGAAGGCACAGGGCCCGGAGCGGCCGCGGACTCCGCTCCGGCGTCGGGGGCGTTGGTTGGAACGAACGTTCCTTCCGGAAGCCTCGCGACTCCACCGGCCGTGCCTCCGGCTCCCATGGTGGCGGTGCTGGCTGCTCCAGATGCGGGAAGTGAGGACGCGGGTGTCGTGCTCGCCGTGGATGCTGGAAGCTCCTCGGCCGCGATGACTGGAGCAGTGGGAGCCGATGCCGGGGCGGGTGGCATCGCCGCCGATGCGGGCTCGTCGACGGAGGTCACCGTGGGCGCTCCCGCTTCCGCCGCGCCGCCGGCTCCGAAGTCGAAGAAGAAGGCTTCGCCGTCGAAGCCGCCCTCGTCCGGGACTCGGGCATCGGGCTCCGCCTCGGAGGGGAAGGGGACGTGA
- a CDS encoding FHA domain-containing protein: protein MEGRRAVACSEVARSLSRAVKSLALLAALCAVLPASAAENGVRVLAVPPASGGTLQLQVEVEPDLDGSLRQGNGLDPSRFRALLEQSGGRVTAVRRMVDENQDAYTLLAFDQSGSFATYWPQALDLATAYVGALKGSRHTVSVMSFGMSRTTHCEEKTPAALTACLKGLASLGASQQVTRLKSYVQEAVREAVKKQPLASRGSREVIVFTDAGDESDALDVKTVAAEARELGVRVHVVCFTRTAKGRKLAQRLDEMRQLADGSGGRYLQVEDVKDPARVMVELAGALDRLYWLDVALCGVKPGQVYDNVSIEAVTGGQRTHWSEPVRFRQSTEGGATQPCTPQPAATPSPEQQPAATTAQAPAPASPSWWWLLLVGAGLAIAGTLVGLLARRRAPAATPAPPQPPAPQVVAPQPPPAPAPAPPTAAPMAPAAPWKDPFVTLPETRLVVKQGPAGLEPYYRVHKAEFTIGARSGEMDLAIEHPAISGHHATVQLYKTGNVFVVDQRSTNGTWVDGRRLEPGQRVQLKPGQSLRLSQHVELVLTQPGTQPRAAEPAPSASAPAPAPVAAPPAQGSPAPAPEGGRAKAKTLFAPAREDES, encoded by the coding sequence ATGGAAGGGCGAAGGGCTGTCGCATGCTCGGAGGTCGCGCGGAGCCTGTCGCGCGCGGTGAAGTCCCTGGCACTGCTCGCGGCGCTGTGCGCGGTGCTGCCCGCGTCCGCGGCGGAGAACGGGGTGCGCGTGCTCGCCGTGCCACCGGCCTCGGGGGGCACGCTTCAGCTCCAGGTGGAGGTGGAGCCTGACCTGGACGGCAGTCTGCGGCAGGGCAACGGGCTGGACCCCTCGCGGTTCCGCGCGCTGCTGGAGCAGTCCGGCGGGCGTGTCACCGCCGTGCGTCGCATGGTGGACGAGAACCAGGATGCCTACACGTTGCTGGCCTTCGACCAGTCCGGCTCCTTCGCCACGTACTGGCCGCAGGCGCTGGACCTGGCCACCGCGTATGTCGGGGCGCTGAAGGGTTCGAGGCACACCGTGTCGGTGATGAGCTTCGGCATGAGCCGGACCACGCACTGCGAGGAGAAGACTCCCGCCGCGCTCACCGCGTGCCTGAAGGGGCTCGCGTCACTCGGTGCCTCGCAGCAGGTGACGCGGCTCAAGTCCTATGTCCAGGAGGCCGTGCGCGAGGCCGTCAAGAAGCAGCCGCTGGCGAGCCGTGGCTCTCGCGAGGTCATCGTCTTCACCGACGCGGGCGATGAGTCGGATGCGCTGGACGTGAAGACGGTGGCGGCCGAGGCGCGCGAGCTGGGCGTCCGCGTTCACGTGGTGTGCTTCACCCGCACCGCGAAGGGCAGGAAGCTGGCCCAGCGGTTGGATGAGATGCGGCAGCTCGCGGACGGCTCCGGCGGGCGCTACCTCCAGGTGGAGGATGTGAAGGACCCGGCTCGGGTCATGGTGGAGCTCGCGGGGGCGCTCGACCGGCTGTACTGGCTGGACGTGGCCCTGTGCGGAGTGAAGCCGGGGCAGGTCTACGACAACGTCTCCATCGAGGCCGTCACGGGCGGGCAGCGCACCCACTGGAGCGAGCCCGTGCGCTTCCGGCAGAGCACGGAAGGAGGCGCGACGCAGCCGTGCACGCCCCAGCCCGCGGCGACGCCCTCGCCGGAGCAGCAGCCGGCGGCCACGACGGCCCAGGCTCCCGCGCCCGCGTCTCCCTCGTGGTGGTGGTTGCTGCTGGTCGGCGCGGGGCTGGCGATTGCCGGCACGTTGGTGGGGCTCCTCGCCCGGCGACGTGCGCCCGCCGCGACTCCCGCGCCGCCGCAGCCTCCGGCGCCCCAGGTGGTCGCGCCACAGCCTCCGCCAGCCCCGGCGCCTGCTCCGCCTACGGCGGCACCGATGGCTCCGGCGGCTCCATGGAAGGACCCGTTCGTCACCCTCCCCGAGACGCGGCTGGTGGTGAAGCAGGGCCCCGCAGGACTGGAGCCGTACTACCGCGTCCACAAGGCGGAGTTCACCATCGGCGCCCGCTCGGGGGAGATGGACCTGGCCATCGAGCATCCGGCCATCAGCGGCCACCACGCCACCGTGCAGCTCTACAAGACGGGCAACGTGTTCGTCGTCGACCAGCGCTCGACGAACGGCACCTGGGTGGACGGGCGCAGGCTGGAGCCCGGGCAGCGCGTGCAGCTCAAGCCGGGACAGAGCCTGCGCCTGTCGCAGCACGTGGAGCTGGTGCTCACGCAGCCCGGCACCCAGCCTCGCGCCGCCGAGCCCGCGCCTTCCGCGTCCGCTCCCGCTCCCGCGCCTGTCGCGGCTCCGCCCGCCCAGGGGAGCCCGGCGCCCGCGCCGGAAGGCGGACGCGCCAAGGCCAAGACCCTCTTCGCGCCCGCACGAGAGGATGAGTCATGA
- a CDS encoding FHA domain-containing protein, giving the protein MKRCSYCQNENPDGVSWCEMCGMELAPPKRATTVEPERPLAPEPAPATPHVKRRTVFEPDASPPASTGPARAEHGDYFGRPPPPRPAIDPRDPFGGAVQAPAQAQAPAPAPGPAGARPKSRTIVESSPASQPMAGKVRAALFEYRGATDVGRVHPLHTGRNTLGRDEGNSVVLTDGRVSGQHGFLFIRAEDASYMDVSSNGSVVDGRVVHGEQVVLQNHAVLKLGETTLVLVIVPESVLARQTR; this is encoded by the coding sequence GTGAAGCGCTGCTCCTACTGTCAGAACGAGAATCCGGACGGAGTTTCCTGGTGCGAGATGTGCGGCATGGAGCTCGCGCCGCCCAAGCGCGCCACGACGGTGGAGCCCGAGCGCCCACTCGCGCCAGAGCCGGCCCCGGCCACCCCACACGTCAAGCGTCGCACCGTCTTCGAGCCCGACGCCTCGCCGCCCGCGTCCACCGGCCCGGCCCGCGCGGAGCACGGTGACTACTTCGGCAGGCCGCCGCCTCCGCGTCCCGCCATCGACCCGAGAGACCCGTTCGGTGGCGCCGTCCAGGCACCCGCCCAGGCCCAGGCTCCCGCTCCGGCCCCCGGTCCCGCGGGCGCGCGGCCCAAGTCGCGCACCATCGTCGAGTCCTCTCCGGCCTCGCAGCCCATGGCGGGCAAGGTGCGCGCGGCCCTCTTCGAGTACCGGGGCGCCACGGACGTCGGACGCGTCCACCCGCTGCACACCGGGCGCAACACGCTGGGCCGGGACGAGGGGAACTCGGTCGTCCTCACCGACGGCCGGGTCAGCGGGCAGCACGGCTTCTTGTTCATCCGCGCCGAGGACGCCAGCTACATGGACGTGTCCTCCAACGGGAGCGTGGTGGACGGGCGCGTGGTGCATGGCGAGCAGGTGGTGCTCCAGAATCACGCGGTGCTGAAGCTGGGAGAGACGACGCTGGTGCTCGTCATCGTTCCAGAGAGCGTGCTGGCCCGGCAGACCCGCTGA
- the mhpA gene encoding bifunctional 3-(3-hydroxy-phenyl)propionate/3-hydroxycinnamic acid hydroxylase MhpA: MAGNTDDVDVVIAGGGPVGVLTANLLGLHGVRVLVLEREATPHGQPRAFSCDDEALRIYQSAGLIDALKPDLRQSRRVTYTGVGNRPIAELHLSEVDFGFGYTPIWFFYQPLLEKVLREGLGRFEHATLRLGTEVEALEQDNTGVTVRTREMASGKRGAVRARYLIGCDGGRSSVRGLLGISMEGRSYEEPWIAISGTVPEEDAPPECSIVCDPERPGFVGRGPVGQFRWEFRLRPGESAEEMVQPNSVRRLMAPYVNPEKVTVERAQLYTFRCLVAPRWREGRTFLAGDAAHMMPPFMGQGLVSGLRDAANLAWKLARVIHGRAPEALLDTYEQERGPHVRTMLDATVRLGYVFQARNTPTALLRDTVLRGLQRIPSVRRFVEGFRFKPPPSIEEGWLLGGRRSGRHALEGSYFPQPRVRLATGEERLLDDALGTGFAVLSRKNSPAAEAAQQLARELGGTSVTVVPAGLSVTDARGVGDYTGRLAEWFTRHGVDVVVVRPDRFVFGAVPLARLQELRTALGVDRERDTHSARVGAA; this comes from the coding sequence ATGGCGGGCAACACCGACGATGTGGACGTGGTCATCGCGGGAGGCGGCCCGGTGGGCGTGCTCACCGCCAACCTGCTCGGCCTGCATGGCGTGCGGGTGCTCGTCCTGGAGCGCGAGGCCACGCCCCATGGGCAGCCCCGGGCCTTCTCCTGTGATGACGAGGCCCTGCGCATCTACCAGTCCGCGGGCCTCATCGACGCGCTGAAGCCGGACCTGCGGCAGAGCCGCCGGGTCACGTACACGGGCGTGGGGAACAGGCCCATCGCGGAGCTCCACCTGAGCGAGGTGGACTTCGGCTTCGGCTACACGCCCATCTGGTTCTTCTACCAGCCGCTGCTGGAGAAGGTGCTGCGCGAGGGGCTCGGGCGCTTCGAGCACGCGACACTGCGCCTGGGCACCGAGGTCGAAGCGCTCGAACAGGACAACACCGGAGTGACGGTGCGGACCCGCGAGATGGCCAGCGGGAAGCGAGGCGCGGTGCGAGCTCGCTACCTCATTGGCTGCGACGGAGGCCGGAGCTCGGTGCGTGGCCTGCTCGGCATCTCCATGGAGGGGCGCAGCTACGAGGAGCCGTGGATTGCCATCTCCGGCACCGTGCCGGAGGAGGACGCCCCGCCCGAGTGCAGCATCGTCTGCGACCCGGAGCGCCCCGGCTTCGTGGGCCGCGGCCCGGTGGGCCAGTTCCGTTGGGAGTTCCGCCTGCGGCCCGGTGAGTCGGCCGAGGAGATGGTGCAGCCCAACTCCGTCCGCCGGCTGATGGCTCCGTATGTGAATCCGGAGAAGGTGACGGTGGAGCGCGCGCAGCTCTACACCTTCCGGTGTCTCGTGGCCCCACGCTGGCGCGAGGGCCGCACCTTCCTCGCGGGCGACGCGGCCCACATGATGCCGCCCTTCATGGGCCAGGGGCTCGTCTCCGGCCTTCGCGACGCGGCGAACCTCGCGTGGAAGCTGGCCCGCGTGATTCACGGGCGCGCTCCGGAGGCCTTGCTGGACACGTACGAACAGGAGCGCGGCCCGCACGTGCGCACCATGCTCGATGCCACCGTGCGCCTGGGCTACGTGTTCCAGGCGCGCAACACGCCCACCGCGCTGCTCCGGGATACCGTGCTGCGAGGCCTCCAGCGAATCCCGAGCGTCCGCCGCTTCGTGGAGGGCTTCCGCTTCAAGCCACCTCCGTCCATCGAAGAAGGCTGGCTGCTCGGCGGGCGCCGCTCCGGACGCCATGCGCTGGAAGGCAGCTACTTCCCCCAGCCGAGGGTGCGGCTGGCGACGGGAGAAGAGCGACTGCTCGACGACGCGCTGGGCACCGGGTTCGCCGTGCTGAGCCGGAAGAACAGCCCGGCGGCGGAGGCGGCCCAGCAGCTCGCACGGGAACTGGGGGGTACCTCCGTCACGGTGGTGCCGGCGGGCCTGAGCGTCACGGACGCACGCGGCGTGGGGGACTACACCGGCAGGCTGGCGGAGTGGTTCACCCGGCACGGCGTGGACGTGGTGGTGGTGCGGCCGGACCGCTTCGTCTTCGGCGCGGTGCCACTGGCGCGGCTGCAGGAGCTGCGCACCGCGCTGGGCGTGGACCGCGAGCGAGACACTCACAGCGCCAGGGTCGGCGCGGCCTGA
- a CDS encoding endonuclease domain-containing protein, which translates to MLAPVHTALLDSLDRHARRRAEGIATLSTLVGPPEQGLSVLTEWIHRQGLSVVVVEADDPREMVSAWAMALARERDLTSDAEAFVVLSQTTSSRRELLLRGKTVHERRILLDGLTPPRSGFATWELCRHILEAPSPSSQGDLPAAVKASIQQAPLVTLQALLALVPFASAPALRIRGGPSDFRALRTAVALCAAAPSLTTVCVLAPDSLSEHLRRGESRVLAMLREGRLDLPEIAPETPPSSTASAVAPTLARLRQEGIPEPVLERYAEAARAITTARREVEDRARSVYERMLFELLEHFPSTRGLFDLNAPVDAGTGGRPLVVDLLCRELRLAVELDGHFHFRDDERFRRDRRKDIALQRAGYWVVRFLAEDVVARPDELLESIQTLIAARRQESSRPEVTHEPH; encoded by the coding sequence TTGCTAGCGCCGGTGCACACCGCACTGCTCGACTCGCTGGACCGGCACGCCCGGCGGCGAGCGGAAGGCATTGCCACGCTGAGCACCCTCGTGGGTCCGCCTGAACAGGGGCTCTCGGTGCTCACGGAATGGATTCACCGCCAGGGGTTGAGCGTCGTTGTCGTCGAAGCGGATGACCCTCGTGAGATGGTCTCCGCCTGGGCCATGGCGCTCGCCCGCGAGCGGGACCTGACTTCGGACGCGGAGGCGTTCGTCGTCCTCTCGCAGACCACGAGCTCGCGGAGGGAATTGCTGCTTCGGGGGAAGACCGTCCACGAGCGCCGCATCCTCCTGGACGGGCTGACGCCGCCTCGCTCCGGGTTCGCCACCTGGGAGCTCTGCCGCCACATCCTGGAGGCCCCTTCCCCCTCCTCACAGGGAGACCTGCCCGCGGCGGTGAAGGCATCCATCCAGCAGGCTCCACTCGTGACACTCCAGGCGCTGCTGGCGCTCGTGCCTTTCGCGAGCGCGCCCGCACTGCGCATCCGGGGTGGCCCCTCGGACTTTCGTGCGCTCCGCACCGCCGTGGCGCTGTGTGCCGCGGCCCCTTCACTCACCACCGTCTGCGTGCTCGCACCGGACTCCCTGTCCGAGCACCTGCGCAGGGGCGAGTCGCGCGTCCTCGCCATGCTTCGGGAGGGCCGGCTGGACCTGCCCGAAATCGCTCCCGAGACACCGCCTTCATCCACGGCGAGCGCGGTGGCTCCGACATTGGCCAGGCTCCGGCAGGAAGGCATCCCTGAGCCCGTCCTCGAGCGCTATGCCGAAGCAGCCCGCGCCATCACCACCGCGCGCCGCGAGGTCGAGGACCGCGCTCGCAGCGTGTACGAGCGCATGCTCTTCGAGCTGCTCGAACACTTCCCTTCGACGCGGGGACTCTTCGACCTCAACGCCCCCGTGGATGCGGGCACCGGCGGCCGTCCCCTGGTGGTGGACCTGCTGTGCCGCGAGCTGCGGTTGGCCGTGGAGCTCGACGGGCACTTCCACTTCCGCGACGACGAACGGTTCCGCAGGGACCGGCGCAAGGACATCGCGCTCCAGCGCGCGGGCTATTGGGTCGTCCGCTTCCTGGCCGAGGACGTCGTCGCCCGGCCGGACGAGCTCCTCGAATCCATTCAAACGCTGATTGCCGCCCGGAGGCAGGAGTCCTCCAGGCCGGAGGTGACACATGAACCCCACTGA
- a CDS encoding helicase HerA domain-containing protein, producing MSIDPRLEAFLADGREVFSSVQQGQQLWQADPFDVEALNAPARRAFKRLLERAASDSPPDAGKLLLLLGESGSGKTHLVRAFRNLAHGQRKGFVGYMPMTVDASRYDGYILSNLIDSLDRPYDESKGDDTGLMRLSDALMEYCKSAFAPLIPDEKVLEDDELHGTIRAVADELLEDPRFQSVEVDLLRALIYLQRRDPRINRRIFHWLRCEELSEADRKVIGELVPRTADDSPARMVEHLGRLMGALGQALVLCVDQVEDFNDFEERPQMESSFRRAMNSLTALAGKVPRAVVVFCCLSDYWAKMRPHLPRPQLDRIENDPEPVELEPTVTASTARDIAARRMQALYEQRGVAIDPADATWPIPAKGFELLGGQRARDVLNECRRYRERAVQDQKLPDTFPLLRPGEKKPLQTGSPIAPKVDLDQSWTDFKATYRPKLPEEASDIAMLLAWAIQVGSDELGGSPRFAVVPREDDAELMDVNIQPHDGKLFVALCEKDSRGGGLGRQMAAALKSAAGSTPVLVRTSEFPARPGGAVADNINLLIRNGGRRVVVGDSDLRELVMLRAFRDKHAGQSALIEWSRTARPVTRLKSVGDILGLERLGATPPPSGPPPSTKAPSEPPARNTQPSAPARAEPRATPASRQSNLFESTATTVPSDAPSLELKAVGDMLSSSSRKATPPKGITVPAGLQPRKQTVTPAPVPTAPREVLTGPVRLGASEGIFSQTVSLEPSELTRHSAFLGGTGSGKTTLALNVLEQLLLRGVPAILIDRKGDLATYARDFSWLEKLEDPILNERRRLLRERVDIAVYTPGRSDGRPLAIPIVPRGLDALPAEEREQGVQQAADAIAGMLEYKSNNDKAARALLAQALRLLVQRPLGRDLTLEVVQQFVADQDEALLQEAGGLPPKTFSKLAQDLEVLRLNLRPLLVAGGEKLDLEELLGRGPAAVPGKTRLSIISTKFLGDNNRILFWVSQLLLETNRWTSQHPSSQLQAVLLFDEADMYLPATMKPATKQPMEDLLKRARSAGVGVMLATQSPGDLDYKCRENVRTWFVGKVKEDNAIRKLRPMFTEARVDADAKLPSQRQGQFHVLRDGQVQQLKADRSVMRTEQLPEDEILKLARQTLEKSRSTATGASKAGGSR from the coding sequence GTGTCCATCGATCCTCGACTCGAAGCCTTCCTCGCGGACGGCCGTGAGGTCTTCAGCAGCGTCCAGCAGGGCCAGCAACTCTGGCAGGCGGACCCGTTCGACGTGGAGGCACTCAACGCCCCCGCACGCCGGGCCTTCAAGCGACTGCTGGAGCGTGCCGCGTCCGACTCACCTCCGGACGCGGGCAAGCTGCTGCTCCTGCTCGGAGAATCCGGCAGCGGCAAGACGCACCTCGTGCGGGCCTTCCGCAACCTCGCGCATGGACAGCGAAAGGGCTTCGTCGGCTACATGCCGATGACGGTCGATGCGAGCCGCTACGACGGGTACATCCTCTCCAACCTCATCGACTCGCTGGACCGCCCGTATGACGAGTCCAAGGGGGACGACACGGGGCTGATGCGGCTGTCGGACGCGCTGATGGAGTACTGCAAGAGCGCCTTCGCACCACTCATTCCGGACGAGAAGGTCCTGGAGGACGACGAGCTCCACGGCACCATCCGCGCCGTGGCCGACGAGCTGCTGGAGGACCCGCGCTTCCAGAGCGTGGAGGTGGACCTGCTGCGCGCGCTCATCTACCTGCAGCGCAGGGACCCGCGCATCAACCGCCGCATCTTCCACTGGCTGCGCTGCGAGGAGCTGTCCGAGGCGGACCGGAAGGTCATCGGCGAGCTCGTGCCCCGCACGGCGGACGACTCACCGGCGCGGATGGTGGAGCACCTGGGGCGGCTGATGGGCGCGCTGGGGCAGGCACTGGTGTTGTGCGTGGACCAGGTGGAGGACTTCAACGACTTCGAGGAACGCCCGCAGATGGAGAGCTCCTTCCGGCGGGCAATGAACAGCCTCACGGCCCTCGCCGGCAAGGTCCCTCGCGCAGTGGTCGTCTTCTGCTGCCTCTCCGACTACTGGGCGAAGATGCGGCCCCACCTTCCGCGTCCGCAACTGGACCGCATCGAGAACGACCCGGAGCCGGTGGAGCTGGAGCCCACTGTGACGGCCAGCACGGCCCGGGACATCGCGGCGCGACGGATGCAGGCGCTCTACGAACAGCGCGGCGTCGCCATCGACCCGGCGGATGCGACGTGGCCCATTCCGGCCAAGGGCTTCGAGCTGCTGGGAGGCCAGCGGGCGCGCGACGTGCTGAACGAGTGCCGTCGCTACCGCGAGCGCGCCGTCCAGGACCAGAAGTTGCCGGACACCTTCCCCCTTCTCCGCCCGGGCGAGAAGAAGCCCCTTCAGACTGGGAGCCCCATCGCGCCCAAGGTCGACCTCGACCAGTCCTGGACCGACTTCAAGGCCACATACAGGCCGAAGCTGCCCGAGGAGGCGTCGGACATCGCCATGCTGCTGGCCTGGGCGATTCAAGTGGGGAGCGATGAGCTGGGAGGCAGCCCGCGCTTCGCCGTCGTCCCCAGGGAAGACGATGCGGAGTTGATGGACGTCAACATCCAGCCCCACGACGGAAAGCTTTTCGTCGCGCTGTGCGAGAAGGATTCGCGAGGCGGCGGGCTCGGGAGACAGATGGCCGCGGCGCTCAAGTCCGCCGCGGGCAGCACACCGGTCCTCGTGCGCACCTCCGAGTTCCCTGCGAGGCCGGGTGGCGCGGTCGCCGATAACATCAACCTGCTCATTCGAAACGGTGGGCGGCGTGTGGTGGTGGGGGACAGCGACTTGCGCGAACTGGTGATGCTGCGCGCGTTCCGCGACAAGCACGCAGGGCAGAGCGCCCTCATCGAGTGGAGCCGCACGGCCCGGCCTGTCACCCGGCTCAAGTCCGTGGGAGACATCCTCGGGCTGGAGCGGCTGGGCGCCACACCTCCGCCATCCGGTCCGCCGCCGTCCACCAAGGCTCCCTCCGAGCCTCCGGCGCGCAACACGCAGCCGAGCGCACCCGCTCGCGCCGAGCCACGCGCAACTCCTGCTTCACGCCAATCGAACCTCTTCGAGAGCACGGCCACCACCGTCCCCAGCGACGCGCCCTCCCTCGAGCTCAAGGCCGTCGGAGACATGCTCTCCTCGTCCTCGCGCAAGGCGACGCCCCCGAAGGGCATCACCGTTCCAGCCGGACTCCAGCCGCGCAAGCAAACCGTCACACCGGCTCCAGTTCCCACGGCTCCGCGTGAAGTGCTCACGGGTCCGGTCCGTCTGGGCGCCTCCGAAGGCATCTTCAGTCAGACCGTCTCGCTTGAACCCTCCGAGCTCACGCGTCACAGCGCCTTCCTCGGCGGCACGGGCAGCGGCAAGACGACGCTGGCGCTCAACGTGCTGGAACAGCTCCTCCTCCGGGGAGTGCCCGCCATCCTCATCGACCGCAAGGGCGACCTCGCCACATACGCGCGCGATTTCTCCTGGCTGGAGAAGCTGGAGGACCCCATCCTCAACGAGCGGCGCCGCCTGCTGCGCGAGCGCGTCGACATCGCCGTCTACACGCCGGGCCGCTCGGATGGGCGGCCCCTGGCCATCCCCATCGTGCCCCGGGGCCTCGACGCGCTCCCGGCCGAGGAGCGCGAGCAGGGCGTTCAGCAGGCGGCGGACGCCATCGCGGGGATGCTCGAGTACAAGAGCAACAACGACAAGGCGGCGCGCGCGCTGCTTGCCCAGGCATTGCGCCTGCTCGTGCAGCGTCCACTGGGCAGGGACCTCACGCTCGAAGTCGTGCAGCAGTTCGTCGCCGACCAGGATGAGGCCCTGCTCCAGGAGGCCGGCGGTCTTCCGCCCAAGACCTTCTCCAAGCTCGCGCAGGACCTCGAAGTCCTCCGCCTCAACCTCCGCCCCCTGCTCGTGGCCGGTGGCGAGAAGTTGGACCTGGAGGAGCTGCTCGGGCGTGGTCCCGCGGCTGTCCCTGGCAAGACGCGGCTGAGCATCATCAGCACCAAGTTCCTCGGGGACAACAACCGCATCCTCTTCTGGGTGTCGCAGCTCCTGCTGGAGACGAACCGCTGGACGAGCCAGCACCCGTCCTCGCAGCTCCAGGCGGTGCTCCTCTTCGACGAGGCGGACATGTACCTCCCGGCGACGATGAAGCCCGCCACGAAGCAGCCCATGGAGGACCTGCTCAAGCGGGCGCGCTCGGCGGGCGTGGGAGTGATGCTCGCCACGCAGAGTCCCGGGGACCTCGACTACAAGTGCCGCGAGAACGTCCGCACGTGGTTCGTGGGCAAGGTGAAGGAGGACAACGCCATCCGGAAGCTGCGCCCCATGTTCACCGAGGCCCGCGTGGACGCGGACGCGAAGCTCCCCTCCCAGCGGCAGGGCCAGTTCCACGTGCTGCGCGATGGACAGGTGCAGCAACTCAAGGCGGACCGCTCCGTCATGCGCACCGAGCAGCTCCCCGAGGACGAAATCCTCAAGCTCGCACGCCAGACGCTGGAGAAGAGCCGGAGCACGGCCACGGGCGCGTCCAAGGCCGGCGGCTCGCGCTGA